One genomic window of Rhizomicrobium sp. includes the following:
- a CDS encoding LemA family protein produces MGLYIALAVVVVVALWAILTYNGLVSRRAMVAEGWSGIDAQLKRRADLIPNLVETVKGYATHERTTFDELARLRSQGGSQDPAQRAASEQAITAAIGKIMAVAEAYPELKASENFQSLQKDLADLEDQIQLARRYYNGAVRNLNVSVQQFPSNLIANATGFTAAQFFQLDNAADRNAPKVSFG; encoded by the coding sequence ATGGGCCTTTACATCGCTCTCGCCGTCGTCGTGGTCGTCGCCCTGTGGGCGATCCTGACCTATAACGGCCTGGTCTCGCGCCGCGCCATGGTGGCCGAGGGCTGGAGCGGCATCGACGCCCAGCTCAAGCGCCGCGCCGACCTGATCCCGAACTTGGTCGAGACCGTGAAGGGCTATGCCACGCATGAGCGCACCACCTTCGACGAACTCGCGCGTCTGCGCAGCCAGGGCGGCAGCCAGGACCCGGCGCAGCGCGCGGCCTCCGAACAGGCGATCACCGCGGCGATCGGCAAGATCATGGCGGTGGCCGAGGCCTATCCCGAGCTGAAGGCGTCGGAGAATTTCCAGTCGCTGCAGAAGGACCTGGCCGATCTGGAGGACCAGATCCAGCTCGCGCGGCGCTATTACAACGGCGCGGTGCGCAACCTGAACGTCAGCGTGCAGCAATTCCCCTCCAACCTGATCGCCAATGCGACGGGCTTCACCGCGGCGCAGTTCTTCCAGCTCGACAATGCCGCCGACCGCAACGCGCCGAAGGTCTCGTTCGGCTGA
- a CDS encoding DUF2207 domain-containing protein, translating to MLRGVLALLFALAVLPAAAQQSESSESMHRRGAVPTRPAPTETPATAVDPRDDTERIIAFDSDITVARNGTMTVVETIQVHAAGDVIKHGIYRDFPTRYTDRHGANVHVRFDVTQVTMDGHAEPYDTENIDNGVRVKIGDKDTTVDVGDHTYVLTYITARQISFFAKYDELYWNVTGNGWVLGIDKASATVHLPPGASILQDAVYTGSQGSTDHNATADQLSSDTIRFVTTAPLDAYQGLTIAVGFAKNAVMPPSAEELRRDYIVDNAGTFVAVLGVLVLGIFYLAAWWHVGRDPKRGTIIPLFAPPAGLSPESVRFIHKMAYDRKAFAAALINMAVKGFLTIAEDGGTYTLKRTGKTVGDCGLSPNEIAMADTLFDDLTASIELKQTNHAVIQRAITALKNGLSQECEKHYFVTNAGWFIGGLAILGLTGLASALLAEDPGSAIPVMLWVAGWSVAAAYLLHQAWQGWVSVFTGPGSRFANFFGAVVTSIFAVPFAGGLVFGFYMFGLSVSTGSFAALVVGGILAYVFYYLLKAPTAAGAATLDQIDGFKLFLVTAEKDRLEMLNPPNVTPEVFEKFLPYAIALDCENQWSRKFEAEAAAAGAGADSNYGYTPLWYTGSNFGNLGTAGFASSIGSAIGSAAASASTAPGSSSGSGGGGFSGGGGGGGGGGGW from the coding sequence ATGCTGCGCGGCGTGCTCGCGCTGCTGTTCGCCCTCGCGGTCCTGCCCGCCGCCGCCCAGCAGTCCGAAAGCAGCGAGTCCATGCATCGCCGCGGCGCCGTGCCGACGCGGCCGGCACCCACCGAAACGCCCGCGACCGCGGTCGATCCGCGCGACGACACCGAACGCATCATCGCCTTCGACAGCGACATCACGGTGGCGCGCAACGGCACGATGACGGTGGTCGAGACCATCCAGGTCCACGCCGCCGGCGACGTGATCAAGCACGGCATCTATCGCGACTTCCCGACCCGCTACACCGACAGGCACGGCGCGAACGTGCATGTTCGCTTCGACGTCACCCAGGTGACGATGGACGGCCACGCCGAACCCTACGACACCGAGAACATCGACAACGGCGTGCGCGTGAAGATCGGCGACAAGGACACCACTGTCGATGTCGGCGACCACACCTATGTGCTGACCTACATCACCGCGCGCCAGATCAGCTTCTTCGCCAAATACGACGAGCTTTATTGGAACGTCACCGGCAATGGCTGGGTGCTGGGGATCGACAAGGCGTCGGCGACGGTGCACCTGCCCCCGGGCGCGAGCATCCTGCAGGACGCGGTCTATACCGGCAGCCAAGGCTCGACCGACCATAACGCGACCGCCGACCAGCTTTCGAGCGACACGATTCGCTTCGTGACGACGGCGCCGCTCGATGCCTATCAGGGGCTAACCATCGCGGTCGGCTTCGCCAAGAACGCCGTGATGCCGCCGAGCGCGGAGGAGCTGCGCCGCGATTATATCGTCGACAATGCCGGGACGTTCGTCGCCGTGCTGGGCGTGCTGGTGCTTGGCATCTTCTATCTCGCCGCCTGGTGGCATGTCGGGCGCGATCCCAAGCGCGGCACGATCATCCCCTTGTTCGCGCCGCCGGCCGGGCTGTCGCCGGAATCGGTGCGCTTCATCCACAAGATGGCCTATGACCGCAAGGCGTTCGCCGCCGCGCTGATCAACATGGCGGTGAAGGGCTTCCTCACGATCGCCGAGGACGGCGGCACCTATACGCTGAAGCGCACCGGCAAGACGGTGGGCGATTGCGGGCTGTCGCCCAACGAGATCGCCATGGCCGACACACTGTTCGACGACCTGACCGCCTCGATCGAACTCAAGCAGACCAACCATGCCGTCATCCAGCGCGCCATCACCGCGCTGAAGAACGGGCTGAGCCAAGAATGCGAGAAGCATTATTTCGTCACCAATGCCGGCTGGTTCATCGGCGGGTTGGCGATCCTGGGGTTGACGGGCCTCGCCTCGGCGCTGCTGGCGGAGGATCCGGGCAGCGCGATCCCGGTCATGCTGTGGGTGGCGGGCTGGTCGGTCGCCGCCGCCTACCTGCTGCACCAGGCCTGGCAGGGCTGGGTCAGCGTCTTCACCGGCCCCGGCTCGCGCTTCGCCAATTTCTTCGGCGCGGTGGTGACGAGCATCTTCGCCGTGCCGTTCGCGGGCGGCCTCGTCTTCGGCTTCTACATGTTCGGCCTGTCGGTCTCGACCGGCTCCTTCGCGGCGCTGGTGGTGGGCGGCATCCTCGCCTACGTCTTCTATTACCTGCTGAAGGCGCCGACGGCGGCGGGCGCCGCCACCCTGGACCAGATCGACGGCTTCAAGCTGTTCCTCGTCACCGCCGAGAAGGACCGGCTGGAGATGCTCAACCCGCCCAACGTCACGCCGGAAGTGTTCGAGAAATTCCTGCCCTATGCCATCGCGCTCGACTGCGAGAACCAGTGGAGCAGGAAGTTCGAGGCCGAAGCCGCGGCGGCGGGCGCCGGCGCCGACAGCAATTACGGCTACACGCCGCTCTGGTACACCGGGAGCAATTTCGGAAATCTCGGGACGGCGGGCTTTGCCTCGTCGATCGGCTCGGCGATCGGCAGCGCCGCGGCGTCCGCCTCGACCGCGCCGGGATCGAGTTCGGGATCGGGCGGCGGCGGGTTCTCCGGCGGCGGTGGCGGCGGTGGGGGCGGCGGCGGCTGGTAG
- a CDS encoding DoxX family protein, whose protein sequence is MSFSEYISPLIGRLILAWFFLGSALDYANQWDATIQLMVLKGVPAAPLLLALALIVVFLGGLSLVFGFQTRYGAVLLFGFTIIASVAMHDYWLIANPIDRAADFQVFARNMAIAGGLLVVVGLGPGPVAFDSIAPKKR, encoded by the coding sequence ATGTCCTTCTCCGAATACATCTCTCCCTTGATCGGGCGGTTGATCCTGGCCTGGTTCTTCCTCGGCTCGGCGCTCGACTACGCCAACCAGTGGGACGCCACCATCCAGCTCATGGTGCTCAAGGGCGTTCCCGCCGCGCCGCTGCTCCTGGCACTGGCCCTGATCGTGGTGTTCCTGGGCGGGCTGTCGCTGGTGTTCGGCTTCCAGACACGCTACGGCGCGGTTCTGCTGTTCGGCTTCACCATCATCGCCTCGGTCGCGATGCACGATTATTGGCTGATCGCCAATCCGATCGATCGCGCCGCCGATTTCCAGGTCTTCGCGCGCAACATGGCCATCGCCGGCGGATTGCTGGTGGTCGTCGGCCTGGGGCCGGGTCCGGTCGCGTTCGACAGCATCGCGCCGAAGAAACGATAG
- a CDS encoding flagellar FliJ family protein — protein MKRGDTLIRLRRFRVDEMKRRMATLDGMKSDAERKLADLEDSVARERQRAGDSDIGRLAFPSFLRSIEARRENLKATLKDIERERVTAQADLNVAFQELKSLEFANEQQAKRAQELEERRAQSRLDEMALVRHLRKHALRGA, from the coding sequence ATGAAGCGTGGGGACACATTGATCCGGCTCAGGCGTTTTCGCGTCGACGAGATGAAGCGCCGCATGGCGACTCTCGACGGCATGAAATCCGACGCCGAACGCAAGCTCGCCGATCTGGAGGACAGCGTCGCGCGTGAGCGCCAGCGCGCCGGCGATTCCGATATCGGGCGGCTCGCCTTCCCGTCCTTCCTGCGCTCCATCGAGGCGCGGCGGGAGAATCTGAAAGCCACGCTGAAGGACATCGAGCGCGAACGCGTCACCGCCCAGGCCGATCTCAACGTCGCCTTCCAGGAACTGAAGAGTCTGGAATTCGCCAACGAGCAGCAGGCCAAGCGCGCCCAGGAGCTCGAAGAGCGCCGCGCCCAGTCGCGCCTCGACGAAATGGCGCTGGTGCGGCATTTGCGCAAACACGCGCTGCGCGGCGCATAG
- the fliI gene encoding flagellar protein export ATPase FliI encodes MHALLKDIADISPVRRFGRVARIEGLLVEITGAAGAISLGGQVRLTSGSGKKIPCEVVGFRDGRALAMPLGSLDGMTLGARADFENQPATIFPSRSWLGRVVDGFGNPADGKGALPRGTEPYPLKANPPAAASRARVGAKLDLGVRALNAFTTCCQGQRMGIFSGSGVGKSTLLAMLARNSDADAIVIALVGERGREVKEFVEDDLGEEGLARSVVVAATSDEPPLVRRQAAYVAMAVAEKLRDDGLHVLLLMDSVTRFAMAQREVGLSAGEPPASKGYTPTVFAELPRLLERAGPGRQGESGSITGLFTVLVEGDDHNEPVADAVRGILDGHIVLERNIAERGRFPAINILKSVSRAMPGCNSEAEQALVQRARAPLAVYDDMAELIRLGAYKSGTNAEVDRAIKVYPQLEAFLSQKKDECATFTECYAGLAKIVGGIAGKGDGS; translated from the coding sequence ATGCACGCATTGCTCAAGGACATCGCCGATATTTCGCCGGTCCGCCGTTTCGGCCGCGTGGCCCGGATCGAGGGCCTGCTGGTCGAGATCACCGGCGCCGCCGGGGCCATCAGCCTGGGCGGACAGGTACGCCTAACCTCCGGTTCCGGCAAGAAGATTCCCTGCGAAGTGGTCGGATTCCGCGACGGACGGGCGCTTGCCATGCCGCTCGGTAGCCTCGACGGCATGACGCTGGGGGCTCGCGCCGATTTCGAAAACCAGCCGGCCACGATCTTTCCCAGCCGCTCCTGGCTCGGCCGCGTGGTCGACGGCTTCGGGAACCCGGCCGACGGCAAGGGCGCGCTTCCCCGCGGCACCGAGCCCTATCCGCTCAAGGCCAATCCGCCGGCCGCCGCTTCACGCGCCCGGGTCGGGGCCAAGCTGGATCTCGGCGTGCGCGCGCTGAACGCCTTCACGACCTGCTGCCAGGGCCAGCGCATGGGCATCTTCTCCGGCTCCGGCGTCGGCAAGTCGACGCTGCTTGCGATGCTGGCGCGCAATTCCGACGCCGATGCGATCGTCATCGCGCTGGTCGGCGAGCGCGGCCGCGAGGTGAAGGAATTCGTCGAGGACGATCTGGGCGAAGAGGGCCTGGCGCGGTCCGTCGTGGTCGCGGCGACGTCGGACGAGCCGCCGCTGGTGCGCCGCCAGGCGGCCTATGTCGCGATGGCGGTCGCCGAGAAATTGCGCGACGACGGCTTGCATGTCCTGCTGCTGATGGATTCGGTCACGCGTTTCGCGATGGCGCAGCGCGAGGTCGGGCTCTCCGCCGGCGAGCCGCCCGCGAGCAAGGGCTACACGCCGACCGTGTTCGCGGAACTGCCGCGCCTCTTGGAACGCGCTGGTCCCGGCCGGCAGGGCGAGAGCGGCTCGATCACCGGTCTGTTCACCGTCCTCGTCGAGGGCGACGATCATAATGAACCAGTCGCCGACGCGGTGCGCGGCATCCTGGACGGCCATATTGTCCTGGAACGGAACATCGCCGAGCGCGGGCGCTTTCCCGCGATCAATATTCTCAAATCGGTTTCCCGCGCCATGCCGGGCTGCAATAGCGAGGCGGAACAGGCGCTTGTGCAGCGCGCGCGGGCGCCGCTCGCGGTTTACGACGACATGGCCGAGCTGATCCGGCTGGGCGCCTACAAGTCTGGCACGAATGCTGAAGTGGACAGGGCCATAAAGGTTTATCCGCAGCTCGAAGCCTTCCTGTCCCAGAAGAAGGACGAGTGCGCAACGTTTACCGAATGCTATGCCGGTCTTGCGAAGATCGTGGGTGGCATTGCGGGGAAAGGTGATGGGTCATGA
- a CDS encoding response regulator transcription factor, translating to MRVLLIEDDSAMARSIELMLRSEGLNVYTTDLGEEGIDLGKLYDYDIIVLDLQLPDMSGFEVLKALRVAKVQTPVLILSGNAIVEAKVKALGFGADDYMTKPFHKDELVARIQAVVRRSKGHSQSVITTGKLIVNLDAKTVEVDGQRVHLTGKEYQMLELLSLRKGTTLTKEMFLNHLYGGMDEPELKIIDVFICKLRKKLAAATNGDNYIETVWGRGYVLRDPSGEEIVAA from the coding sequence ATGCGTGTTCTCCTGATTGAAGACGACAGCGCCATGGCGCGCAGCATCGAACTGATGCTGCGCAGCGAGGGCCTCAACGTCTACACGACGGATCTGGGCGAAGAGGGCATCGATCTCGGCAAGCTCTACGACTACGACATCATCGTGCTCGACCTGCAGCTGCCCGACATGAGCGGCTTCGAAGTCCTGAAGGCCCTGCGCGTCGCCAAGGTGCAGACGCCGGTCCTCATCCTCTCCGGCAACGCGATCGTCGAGGCCAAGGTCAAGGCGCTCGGCTTCGGTGCCGACGACTATATGACCAAGCCGTTCCACAAGGACGAGCTGGTCGCCCGCATCCAGGCGGTGGTCCGCCGCTCCAAGGGCCATTCGCAGTCGGTCATCACGACCGGCAAGCTGATCGTCAATCTCGACGCCAAGACGGTGGAAGTCGACGGCCAGCGCGTGCACCTGACGGGCAAGGAATACCAGATGCTCGAGCTGCTCTCGCTGCGCAAGGGAACGACGCTGACCAAGGAGATGTTCCTGAACCATCTCTATGGCGGCATGGACGAGCCGGAGCTCAAGATCATCGACGTGTTCATCTGCAAGCTGCGCAAGAAGCTGGCGGCGGCGACCAACGGCGACAACTACATCGAGACGGTGTGGGGCCGCGGCTATGTCCTGCGCGACCCGAGCGGCGAAGAGATCGTCGCGGCGTAA
- a CDS encoding SMP-30/gluconolactonase/LRE family protein has product MRPYVRAALTAAAVLAAVAIGFVVRTLNAYGVFTDVTPGFAGQCAAIGGIAGTEDIAIDAQSRLAFISATDRRALARGTPSPRDGIYVLPLDGPAHPTKLAGAPADFHPHGISLVRDAGGLALLAIDHHKDGTSSVEVFEVPASGPVKLSEIGDIESRELSSPNAIAAVDRDHFYIANDHGSATAFGRALEDLLVLPRADILYFDGMVFRVVAQHLAYPSGLALSPDGHFLYATETNARRLDAFTRQPVSGSLDQAGTLDIPSGVDNLRFDAKGTLWVGSHPKGLAMAAFRDDPSRPAPSEIFRVTLANGIPQSARAVYTDLGKQIGGASVAAVSGDRMLIGSPLDGHLLDCRL; this is encoded by the coding sequence ATGCGCCCTTACGTCCGCGCCGCGCTCACCGCCGCGGCCGTCCTGGCCGCGGTCGCCATCGGCTTCGTCGTGCGCACGCTCAACGCCTATGGCGTGTTCACCGATGTGACGCCGGGCTTCGCGGGGCAGTGCGCCGCGATAGGCGGCATCGCGGGCACGGAAGACATCGCGATCGACGCGCAATCTCGCCTTGCATTTATTTCCGCGACCGACCGCCGCGCTTTGGCGCGCGGCACGCCTTCGCCGCGCGACGGGATCTACGTCCTGCCGCTCGACGGCCCCGCCCATCCGACGAAGCTCGCCGGCGCGCCGGCGGATTTCCATCCCCATGGCATCAGTCTGGTGCGCGACGCGGGCGGCCTTGCACTGCTGGCCATCGACCATCACAAGGACGGCACGAGCAGCGTCGAGGTCTTCGAAGTCCCGGCGTCCGGCCCCGTCAAGCTGAGCGAAATCGGCGACATCGAAAGCCGCGAACTGTCGAGCCCCAACGCCATCGCGGCGGTCGACCGCGATCATTTCTACATCGCCAACGACCACGGCAGCGCGACCGCGTTCGGCCGCGCGCTGGAAGACCTTCTCGTGCTGCCGCGCGCCGATATTCTCTATTTCGACGGCATGGTGTTCCGCGTCGTGGCGCAGCATCTGGCCTATCCGAGCGGCCTGGCGCTGTCGCCGGACGGCCATTTCCTCTACGCGACCGAAACCAATGCCCGCCGGCTCGATGCGTTCACGCGCCAGCCGGTGTCGGGTTCGCTCGACCAGGCCGGCACGCTCGACATCCCCTCCGGCGTCGACAATCTGCGCTTCGACGCGAAGGGAACGCTGTGGGTCGGAAGCCATCCCAAGGGCCTGGCAATGGCCGCGTTCCGCGACGATCCGTCGAGGCCAGCGCCGTCGGAGATCTTCAGGGTGACGCTGGCGAACGGCATCCCGCAATCGGCTCGGGCGGTCTACACCGATCTCGGCAAACAGATCGGCGGCGCCAGCGTCGCCGCGGTGAGCGGCGACCGGATGCTGATCGGCTCGCCCCTGGACGGCCACCTTTTGGACTGCCGGCTATAG
- a CDS encoding ABC transporter transmembrane domain-containing protein: MAQTGEEYAEQVQYVAAARPKARSLAPLRQLVPFLKPYRVAIAVAFVALVCSSTASLLIPPALGRLVQNGFSEAMASQIDRYFFPLIAIACALAVATAIRFYFVTWLGERVIADIRKAVFDHILGMTPAFFEVTRTGEVLSRLTADTTLIQTVVGSSASVAARNLVMLVGALILLFVTSVKLTLLVIGIVVLVLLPLILFGRWVRTLSRRSQDKVADTSARASETLNAVQTVQAFTREDTERKLFGAAVESSFAVAILRTRARAIMTAVVMAAVASCIVGVFWVGATDVIAHRMSIGVLTQFAGYAIIFVTGMGAMSETWGDLQRAAGASERLMELLHAEPDIAAPQNPKPLPRPAKGAVSFRDVVFRYPSRPDFKALNGFSLDIRPGEAVALVGPSGAGKSTVFQLLLRFFAPQSGAITFDGVDLAELDPTDLRANIAVVAQDSVIFSGSLAENIRYGRPGASDADVRRAAEAAAADEFIAKLPNGYETLVGERGVTLSGGQRQRVAIARAILRAAPLLLLDEATSALDAENERLVQIGLENLMAGRTTIVIAHRLATIQRLKRIVVMEQGRVVAEGSHAELVAHGGLYARLADLQFTSAMALAS, from the coding sequence GTGGCGCAAACCGGGGAAGAATACGCCGAGCAGGTACAATATGTGGCCGCCGCCCGCCCGAAGGCGCGCTCGCTCGCGCCGCTGCGTCAGCTTGTCCCCTTCCTAAAGCCTTACCGGGTGGCGATCGCGGTGGCCTTCGTCGCCCTGGTCTGTTCCTCGACCGCGAGCCTCCTGATCCCGCCCGCGCTCGGCCGGCTGGTGCAGAACGGCTTCAGCGAGGCGATGGCGTCGCAGATCGACCGGTACTTCTTCCCCCTGATCGCCATTGCCTGCGCCTTGGCGGTGGCGACCGCCATCCGCTTCTATTTCGTGACCTGGCTCGGCGAGCGCGTCATCGCCGACATCCGCAAGGCCGTGTTCGACCACATTCTCGGCATGACGCCCGCCTTCTTCGAGGTGACGCGCACCGGCGAGGTGCTGTCGCGCCTGACCGCCGACACGACGCTGATCCAGACCGTGGTCGGTTCCTCCGCCTCGGTCGCGGCGCGCAATCTCGTCATGCTGGTCGGCGCGCTGATTCTTCTGTTCGTCACCTCGGTCAAGCTCACCTTGCTGGTGATCGGCATCGTGGTGCTGGTGCTCCTGCCGCTGATCCTGTTCGGCCGCTGGGTGCGTACACTCAGCCGCCGCAGCCAGGACAAGGTCGCCGACACCTCGGCGCGCGCCAGCGAGACGCTGAACGCGGTGCAGACGGTGCAGGCCTTCACCCGCGAGGACACCGAGCGCAAGCTGTTCGGCGCGGCGGTCGAAAGCTCCTTCGCGGTCGCCATCCTGCGCACCCGGGCGCGCGCGATCATGACGGCGGTGGTGATGGCGGCGGTGGCGTCCTGCATCGTCGGGGTGTTCTGGGTCGGCGCCACCGACGTGATCGCGCACCGCATGTCGATCGGCGTGCTCACCCAGTTCGCCGGCTATGCGATCATCTTCGTCACCGGCATGGGCGCGATGAGCGAGACCTGGGGCGACCTGCAGCGCGCCGCCGGCGCGTCGGAGCGGCTGATGGAGTTGCTGCACGCCGAGCCCGACATCGCGGCGCCGCAAAATCCCAAGCCGCTGCCCCGGCCGGCGAAAGGCGCGGTGTCGTTCCGCGACGTGGTGTTCCGCTATCCGTCGCGGCCGGACTTCAAGGCGCTGAACGGCTTTTCACTCGACATCCGTCCCGGCGAAGCGGTGGCGCTGGTCGGCCCCTCCGGCGCCGGCAAGTCGACCGTGTTCCAGCTCCTGCTGCGCTTCTTCGCGCCCCAGTCCGGCGCCATCACCTTCGACGGCGTCGATCTTGCTGAGCTCGATCCGACCGATCTGCGCGCCAACATCGCCGTGGTGGCGCAGGACAGTGTGATCTTCTCCGGCTCGCTGGCGGAGAACATCCGCTATGGCCGCCCCGGCGCCTCCGACGCCGATGTGCGCCGCGCCGCCGAGGCCGCGGCGGCGGACGAGTTCATCGCGAAACTTCCGAACGGCTATGAGACCCTGGTGGGCGAGCGCGGCGTGACCCTGTCGGGCGGCCAGCGCCAGCGCGTCGCCATCGCCCGCGCCATCCTGCGCGCCGCGCCGCTGCTCCTGCTCGACGAGGCGACCAGCGCGCTCGACGCGGAGAACGAACGTCTGGTCCAGATCGGGCTCGAGAACCTGATGGCGGGGCGCACCACCATCGTCATCGCGCACCGCCTCGCCACCATCCAGCGCCTCAAGCGCATCGTGGTGATGGAGCAGGGCCGCGTCGTGGCCGAGGGCAGCCATGCCGAGCTGGTCGCCCATGGCGGGCTCTATGCCCGCCTCGCCGACCTGCAATTCACCAGCGCCATGGCGCTGGCGAGCTGA
- a CDS encoding SDR family oxidoreductase — MTKPLDGQVALVAGATRGAGRGIARELAAAGAKVYCTGRSTRGHAATPGRPETIEETAEIIAGEGGRAVAVRVDHTVEAEVAALAERLRADEGRLDVLVNDIWGGDAAIDWDAKFWALDIAKARALADQTVFSHLITARHLAPLMVEAKRGLIVEVTDGEHAGYRGQLLYDFIKASVIRLAYGFAWDLVGTGVTALAISPGFLRSEAMLDHFGVTEANWREAAKTEPDFAFSETPRYVGRAVAALAADPAVGRRSGLALWGADVAEDYGLTDVDGSRPHFWRAMEAWLAREIAAPGELPPRTRWVLAARYAQIHTTPAKAALARLYAEKLGFQGLGAGLAPFGS; from the coding sequence ATGACGAAACCGCTGGACGGACAGGTGGCGCTGGTGGCGGGCGCGACGCGGGGCGCGGGCCGCGGCATCGCCCGCGAATTGGCGGCGGCCGGCGCCAAGGTCTACTGCACCGGGCGCAGCACGCGCGGCCATGCCGCGACGCCGGGCCGGCCAGAGACCATCGAGGAGACCGCCGAGATCATCGCCGGCGAAGGCGGCCGCGCCGTCGCCGTCCGGGTCGATCACACCGTGGAGGCCGAGGTCGCCGCACTCGCCGAGCGCCTGCGCGCCGACGAGGGCCGGCTGGACGTGCTGGTCAACGACATCTGGGGCGGCGACGCGGCGATCGACTGGGATGCGAAGTTCTGGGCCCTCGACATCGCGAAGGCGCGAGCGCTGGCGGACCAGACGGTGTTCAGCCATCTGATCACCGCGCGCCATCTGGCGCCGCTGATGGTCGAGGCGAAGCGCGGCCTGATCGTGGAGGTCACCGACGGCGAACACGCCGGCTATCGCGGCCAGTTGCTCTACGATTTCATCAAGGCTTCGGTGATCCGGCTGGCCTATGGCTTTGCCTGGGATCTCGTGGGCACGGGCGTCACCGCGCTGGCGATCTCGCCCGGCTTCCTGCGGTCCGAGGCGATGCTCGACCATTTCGGCGTGACCGAGGCCAATTGGCGCGAGGCGGCCAAGACCGAACCCGATTTCGCCTTCTCCGAAACGCCGCGCTATGTCGGGCGCGCCGTCGCGGCGCTCGCCGCCGATCCTGCGGTCGGCCGCCGGTCGGGGCTGGCCCTGTGGGGCGCCGACGTCGCGGAGGACTATGGCCTCACCGATGTCGACGGCAGCCGCCCCCATTTCTGGCGGGCCATGGAGGCCTGGCTCGCGCGCGAGATCGCCGCGCCGGGCGAACTACCGCCCAGGACCCGCTGGGTCCTGGCGGCGCGCTACGCCCAGATCCACACCACGCCGGCCAAAGCGGCGCTGGCCCGGCTCTATGCGGAAAAACTGGGTTTTCAGGGACTCGGCGCCGGGCTGGCGCCGTTCGGGTCCTGA
- the rpmE gene encoding 50S ribosomal protein L31, whose translation MKKGIHPNYHFVEVRLNDGSTYKTRTTWGEAGQQLTLDIDPTTHPAWTGGQQQLMDRGGRLTRFNKKFAGFVKP comes from the coding sequence ATGAAAAAGGGCATCCACCCCAATTATCACTTCGTCGAGGTCCGGCTGAACGACGGCTCGACCTACAAGACGCGCACGACCTGGGGCGAGGCCGGCCAGCAGCTCACGCTCGACATCGATCCGACGACGCACCCGGCCTGGACCGGCGGCCAGCAGCAGCTGATGGACCGCGGCGGCCGCCTGACGCGCTTCAACAAGAAGTTCGCGGGTTTCGTGAAGCCGTAA
- a CDS encoding DUF1465 family protein — MGTSIADDEFLRDVSIQSFTGSALFDRTFEEGMSLVEETAKYLDGRGRQEARDLPRKTALLYAGESMRVTTRLMQAASWLLVQRAVHEGDMAPEDAHDERYRLGSKDICLGGAAGIDLLPATLQDLLARSDNLYRRIARLDDVLFEGGLKAQSGIQAQMNRLEQAFGAEE, encoded by the coding sequence ATGGGCACCAGCATAGCCGACGACGAATTTCTGCGTGACGTTTCCATCCAGAGCTTCACCGGTTCGGCGTTGTTCGATCGTACCTTCGAGGAAGGCATGTCGCTGGTCGAGGAGACGGCGAAATACCTCGACGGCCGCGGCCGCCAGGAAGCGCGCGACCTGCCGCGCAAGACCGCGCTGCTCTATGCCGGCGAAAGCATGCGCGTGACCACGCGGCTGATGCAGGCGGCGAGCTGGCTTTTGGTGCAGCGCGCGGTGCACGAAGGCGACATGGCGCCGGAAGACGCGCATGACGAGCGCTATCGTCTCGGCTCGAAGGATATCTGCCTCGGCGGCGCGGCCGGGATCGACCTGCTTCCCGCGACGCTGCAGGATCTGCTGGCGCGCAGCGACAATCTCTATCGCCGCATCGCGCGGCTCGACGATGTGCTGTTCGAGGGCGGTTTGAAGGCGCAGTCCGGCATCCAGGCGCAGATGAACCGTCTGGAGCAGGCGTTCGGCGCGGAAGAATAG
- a CDS encoding DUF1192 domain-containing protein, protein MAIDPEEPRKKAPDIVLGEDISAMSANELERRIAALETEIARCREAISDRARTKSAADAFFKR, encoded by the coding sequence ATGGCGATCGATCCCGAGGAGCCGCGAAAGAAGGCGCCGGATATCGTGCTCGGCGAGGACATCTCGGCGATGTCGGCGAACGAACTGGAACGCCGCATCGCGGCGCTCGAAACCGAGATCGCGCGCTGCCGCGAAGCGATATCCGACCGCGCGCGCACGAAATCCGCAGCGGACGCGTTCTTTAAGCGTTAA